From Clostridia bacterium, a single genomic window includes:
- a CDS encoding DUF445 family protein: MNPALWLAPVTGALIGWFTNYLAVKMLFRPHEPVTISLTKLTIQGVIPKRKKEIARSLGEIIEKELISIDELTEHLSQEIQNEQLLDLLAAKASAGVVNSLPNLIPDPVKAVIGNLVANLVHHQGPELMRQVTSHALTGIKQNIDLSRLVEDKVNQMDWRQLEQLVLQVAAKELRHIEVLGGVIGFIIGLVQLVIIHFSH; encoded by the coding sequence ATGAACCCGGCTTTATGGCTCGCACCTGTCACAGGGGCTTTAATCGGTTGGTTTACCAATTACCTGGCAGTGAAAATGCTGTTTCGTCCCCATGAACCGGTTACCATTTCGTTAACCAAGTTGACTATCCAAGGTGTTATTCCGAAGCGTAAGAAAGAAATAGCCAGGTCTTTAGGGGAGATTATCGAAAAAGAGCTAATTTCTATCGATGAGTTGACGGAACACCTGTCCCAGGAAATCCAAAACGAACAGCTGCTTGACTTGTTGGCCGCCAAAGCCAGTGCCGGGGTGGTAAACTCCCTGCCCAATCTCATTCCTGATCCGGTGAAAGCGGTTATTGGCAATTTAGTGGCTAACCTGGTACACCATCAGGGTCCGGAGCTCATGCGGCAAGTCACTTCCCATGCTTTAACCGGGATTAAACAAAATATAGATCTTTCCCGCCTGGTGGAAGACAAGGTGAACCAGATGGACTGGCGGCAGTTGGAGCAGCTGGTCCTGCAAGTGGCGGCAAAGGAGCTAAGACACATTGAGGTCTTGGGAGGCGTTATCGGTTTTATCATCGGCCTGGTCCAGCTGGTGATTATTCATTTTTCACATTGA